TTTCGAGCGGAATGAGGCTGCTATATCATAGGCTATGCCAGTATTCGACGTTATGGATGGCCATTAGTCCTAGCTTGTACTAGCCCATGGGTGATATCTCCAAGCTCTGTAGTAGCTTTTTCATCAACCATTAAGCTCACTATGCTATAACTTCAACAGCATGATCCATGGCTTACAAGGATACATTGGGTTCTGAGCAGTAGGTTTTTACGCTTCGTACCAATGATTCTATGGTTCATTATTGGATGTGTGCCTACCCCGGATTTCCCTTGAGGGGGTGCTGGGGGATTAAAGCCCCCGGCGTTTCCCGCCTTGAGGCGGGACGGAAGGGTGGTGAATGCCAATAATTGGTTAAAAACCGACCCTTGAAGGGTCTATAAGGAAATTTTGATGATTGACGATCCTTTTGCCGATTTGGTGGCCGTGCCACGTGGCAGCAAAGATATTCCAAATGTCTCGCATGTTGTCTATTCGCGGCGCTGGCAATATCTTGGTGGAGTATTGGGGATGCTGGGGCTGAGCAGTGCTACAGCCTTATTTGCTAGCCAACCACCACGTTGGGCCAAGCCAATGCTTGGTTCGTTACTGGCGGCGGGCGTTACTGCAACCAGCCTTGGAGTTGGCAACATTTGGCGTTTGGCCGTCGAACGGCATACCTTGCGCTTGCCCCGCTGGCTAAGCACGCTCAATGGCTTCAAAATCGCCCATCTCAGCGATTTGCATCTTGGGCCAAACTATAGTCAGCGCGTGCTGCGCCAAGCACTCAACGCAATCAAAGCTTGGCAACCTGAGATCATTTTATTAACTGGCGATTTTGTAAATCGCCCTAGTGATGTTGGCACATTGGAACGCATGCTAACAGGAATTCAAGCACCCTTGGGCGTATATGCCTGCCTTGGCAACCACGATTACTGGGACGACCCGCAACTGATTGCCCGCACGCTCAAAAAGGTTGGAGTAGAGGTGTTGATCAATCAACATCGGGTGGTGCAATGGCGTGAGCAAGCAATTGTGATCGCTGGAGTTGCCGATCCATGGCAGGCCGATGCTGATTTGGCGCAGGCGTTGCATAATGCTCCTACCGCTCCAGTCGTCTTGCTAGCCCATGGTCCCGATTTTGCCGACATTGCTGCTAAGCAGCACGTGGCCTTACAACTTTCCGGACATGCCCATGCTGGTCATATCAATGCGCCGTGGTTGGGGCCGTTGGTTGTGCCACGTTGGGGCGAAAAATACCCACACGGCCAATTTCGCATCGACCAATGTGGGTTGTATGTGAGTCGGGGTTTGGCTGGCCTGCCGATTCGCTTTGGGGCAACGCCTGAAGTTGGCCTATTGACCTTGATCGCAGCCTAAAAATCTTCGTGAACTTCGAGAATCCGTCGGCGCAGCGGATATAAATCAGCGGGACGGCAATGCACATCGCCGATTCGCAGCTGATATTTCAAAAACGCCAACTCAGTAAGTAAATGATGGCGAGTACGCACCGTTTGCAGTGCTCGCCAGCCGCCGCGAACCAAGGCTTCCCATTGGCTTTGTACCCGACGGCGGGTTGAACGCACGGTTTGGTAAGTCGCTTGATCGATAAATCCACAGCGAATTTCCTCAACCAACTCTAGATCGATCCAATAGCGCTCTTTACGCCAAGCGATGA
This genomic interval from Herpetosiphon gulosus contains the following:
- a CDS encoding metallophosphoesterase, whose protein sequence is MIDDPFADLVAVPRGSKDIPNVSHVVYSRRWQYLGGVLGMLGLSSATALFASQPPRWAKPMLGSLLAAGVTATSLGVGNIWRLAVERHTLRLPRWLSTLNGFKIAHLSDLHLGPNYSQRVLRQALNAIKAWQPEIILLTGDFVNRPSDVGTLERMLTGIQAPLGVYACLGNHDYWDDPQLIARTLKKVGVEVLINQHRVVQWREQAIVIAGVADPWQADADLAQALHNAPTAPVVLLAHGPDFADIAAKQHVALQLSGHAHAGHINAPWLGPLVVPRWGEKYPHGQFRIDQCGLYVSRGLAGLPIRFGATPEVGLLTLIAA